Sequence from the Populus nigra chromosome 17, ddPopNigr1.1, whole genome shotgun sequence genome:
CCATCCCCTCTAACCTATCTTCTTCAGCATAAAGCTTAATCAACAAAACATTCAACCAAGGTCTATATTCCTTTTCTGGAATCAGCCTCATCAGTGCCTCAATCTTTTGAACTCTTTCTGGTATAGAACTCTTACAATAGGCACAGATCATGGCCCTAATCAGTGTTAGTCTCCTGGCATTAACATGGTCTTTTATCAATTCATACACCAGTTCCATCTGTTCCAGATTCCCAGAATGAGCATATCCTCGCAGCATTAGCAGGTGGGTGTTAAGATCTGGCTTAACTGGGCCTGCATTCAtcatttgaaaagttttttccaTACTATCCCACATCCAAACAGTCACATAACCACTAATTAAATTGTTGTATGTTGTCAAGTTTGGTGAAATACGTGAATCCTCCATCTCCTTGAATATTGCCTCCATTTTATCAACCAGCATCAAGCGGCCAAAGACTGATACAAGAATGTTATATGTTACAACTGAAGGTCTACACTTTACGTCCCTTTTCATCTCCCGAAACAATGATTCACATTTACCAGCAAAACCATTACACATACAAGTAGTCATCAGTGCATTATACATGCTGGTCGTCTTAATGCACTTTTTTATAGCCTCATCAAATATCTCAACTGCAAGATCCACGTTCTTATCTGTACCCGCAATCATAATACCCTTGGCATACTCCGCTGCTGTCATAGGAGTATCATTCTCAGCTTGCGTtcttttccaattaaaaatctgcgtaaaaattatttacacaAATTCCACtctaagaaaaggaaaaaaagaagaagaaaaacagcaATCCTTTTCCCAAGGGATCAAACAgcagtgtaaaaaaaaatgtctacaCCAAAATGAGATTGGACCCATCATAGTAAACTAGCTTGCTTCACTCATGCTGTTCATTTTGCTTTAAATGGATCGACAGGGGAGATAAAAGATAGCAAAAGCAAAGATAAATAACAGAAGAACGTTGAATGTCAAAATCGACAACAGCCCAGATAGATAACAATTCCAAAtcatacaaaaaacaaattagaagtAAAATTCATTCAGAAATAACTAGATAAATAAATGGAAGCAAAAGGCAACACACCTTGAGGGCTAATTTAGGGGAAGAAAGAAGCAAGAGCTTCAAAAGCTCAAGAAAAGCGGATGAATTGGTTAACAAGGAGGGGTCATCTTTTTTCGTCTCTTCCAAAATCTGAAAAACCATGTCAACATTTTGAAGCAGCTCGTCCCTCAAAGAAGAAATCTTATTGACCAGATCCTCCCTCTTCTTGGATTTGAGGTCGTTATTATTGTTCCTCAGAGAAGAAATCTTGTTGGTCGGATCCTTCCTCTCCTTGGATTTGATGtcgttattattgttattactacCACTATTATCATTAATAGTGAGCTTGTGTACAAAAAGTCCGATCACGTTGGAAATGAGGTGTTTGGCGGAGGCGGAGGCGGAGTTGGAGGGGGGTGAAGATTGGAAAAATCTGTAAAAAGGGGGCTTGGCAAGGATtgaagaggaaggagaagtggTGATGGTTCTGGGAGTCGGGGAAGGGGAAGGTCTTCGGAGGCAGATAAGCTCTGCGTCTGAGAATTTGAAAAATCTTCGCTTCATTTGGTTGATTGATCTGAGAGAGGAGGTACGAGGGGTGGGATTTTTAGGAAGGTTTTACGAGACCAGACGCAGAGGTAGATATGGAGGTGTTTGGCTACTTTGATTTATCAATTCAAAACTAGTTTCGGGTATTGCTTTTTGCTCCAGTAGTGTTTGCAAACCCGAATAACTAACAAGATTTTAGCCAATCATtcgttttcattttttcaatcaaaatgataataattaaaaaaactcattagtaAATGGTATCTTAAATTTTGagtattataaaagataaaaataactaCAATAATTACAAATTGTCAGACCGATTTGAGGGTGTAACTTAATAAATACTTTGAGttattaaattgttaaattaattaataagttaTCAAGTTGACTAAATTACTagttaagttattaaattagtcaagattaataaaataaatatcaaaaatatttttaaatcaagttcagaattataaatttattaaataaatttgataggctatatcaaatttaataattatgctgCTATCaatatactaattttttaaGCGGGTTTGGGCGacaaatatatgttaaaaaattctaTAGAGTGATCCTATTTATATAATAGATTTAGGGACAGTTTGGAAACGCGGTTTAAcccgtgtttttaaaagttttgaattttttttacttaaaattaatttttttagtgttttttgattgttttaatgcactgatatcaaaaataatttttaaaaaataaaaaaaatattattttaatgtatttctgagtaaaaaacactttgaaaagaaaTCACAATCACACTCTTAAACACACCCTTAAAGCAATACCTATGGACAGTTGTTTGCTTGAGTGGCATATGATTATT
This genomic interval carries:
- the LOC133677434 gene encoding pentatricopeptide repeat-containing protein At2g30780, yielding MKRRFFKFSDAELICLRRPSPSPTPRTITTSPSSSILAKPPFYRFFQSSPPSNSASASAKHLISNVIGLFVHKLTINDNSGSNNNNNDIKSKERKDPTNKISSLRNNNNDLKSKKREDLVNKISSLRDELLQNVDMVFQILEETKKDDPSLLTNSSAFLELLKLLLLSSPKLALKIFNWKRTQAENDTPMTAAEYAKGIMIAGTDKNVDLAVEIFDEAIKKCIKTTSMYNALMTTCMCNGFAGKCESLFREMKRDVKCRPSVVTYNILVSVFGRLMLVDKMEAIFKEMEDSRISPNLTTYNNLISGYVTVWMWDSMEKTFQMMNAGPVKPDLNTHLLMLRGYAHSGNLEQMELVYELIKDHVNARRLTLIRAMICAYCKSSIPERVQKIEALMRLIPEKEYRPWLNVLLIKLYAEEDRLEGMENSINEAFNHRITISTVSIMQAIITSYFRCNAVDKLTDFIKRATYARWRIIRPLFHCKMVMYGTQKRLDEMESVLIEMENCNLPRTKKTFWILYKAYLNCGQWYKVEQVAGLMCKHGYGNPFDTSPL